A genomic region of Anas platyrhynchos isolate ZD024472 breed Pekin duck chromosome 19, IASCAAS_PekinDuck_T2T, whole genome shotgun sequence contains the following coding sequences:
- the TK1 gene encoding thymidine kinase, cytosolic isoform X1 — translation MSCLTVPGVHPGSPGRPRGQIQVIFGPMFSGKSTELMRRVRRFQLAQYRCLLVKYAKDTRYGTAGLSTHDRNTMEALPACLLRDVYQEALGAAVIGIDEGQFFPDIVEFCEMMANAGKTVIVAALDGTFQRKAFGSILNLVPLAESVVKLNAVCMECYREASYTKRLGAEREVEVIGGADKYHSVCRACYFQKRPQQLGSDNKENVPLGAKQLDVPAARKIFTS, via the exons ATGAGCTGCCTCACCGTGCCCGGTGTCCACCCCGGCTCGCCCGGCCGGCCCCGCGGGCAGATCCAG GTGATCTTCGGGCCGATGTTCTCCGGGAAGAG CACGGAGCTGATGCGGCGGGTGCGGCGGTTCCAGCTCGCCCAGTACCGCTGCCTGCTGGTGAAGTACGCCAAGGACACGCGCTACGGCACCGCCGGGCTCTCCACGCACGACCG GAACACCATGGAGGCGCTCCCCGCCTGCCTCCTCAGGGACGTGTACCAGGAGGCGCTGGGCGCCGCGGTCATCGGCATCGACGAGGGGCAGTTC TTCCCAGACATCGTGGAGTTCTGTGAGATGATGGCTAACGCTGGCAAAACGGTCATTGTTGCTGCTCTCGATGGAACTTTCCAGAGAAAG GCGTTTGGGAGCATCCTGAACCTGGTCCCGCTGGCTGAGAGCGTGGTGAAGCTGAACGCGGTGTGCATGGAGTGCTACCGAGAGGCCTCCTACACGaagaggctgggagcagagagggag GTGGAGGTGATCGGAGGCGCAGACAAATACCACTCTGTCTGCCGAGCCTGCTACTTCCAAAAGCGGCCCCAGCAGCTGGGGTCAGACAACAAAGAGAACGTGCCCCTGGGGGCGAAGCAGCTGGATGTGCCTGCCGCCCGAAAGATCTTCACTTCCTGA
- the TK1 gene encoding thymidine kinase, cytosolic isoform X2: MGQHGMAEVIFGPMFSGKSTELMRRVRRFQLAQYRCLLVKYAKDTRYGTAGLSTHDRNTMEALPACLLRDVYQEALGAAVIGIDEGQFFPDIVEFCEMMANAGKTVIVAALDGTFQRKAFGSILNLVPLAESVVKLNAVCMECYREASYTKRLGAEREVEVIGGADKYHSVCRACYFQKRPQQLGSDNKENVPLGAKQLDVPAARKIFTS, translated from the exons ATGGGACAGCATGGGATGGCAGAG GTGATCTTCGGGCCGATGTTCTCCGGGAAGAG CACGGAGCTGATGCGGCGGGTGCGGCGGTTCCAGCTCGCCCAGTACCGCTGCCTGCTGGTGAAGTACGCCAAGGACACGCGCTACGGCACCGCCGGGCTCTCCACGCACGACCG GAACACCATGGAGGCGCTCCCCGCCTGCCTCCTCAGGGACGTGTACCAGGAGGCGCTGGGCGCCGCGGTCATCGGCATCGACGAGGGGCAGTTC TTCCCAGACATCGTGGAGTTCTGTGAGATGATGGCTAACGCTGGCAAAACGGTCATTGTTGCTGCTCTCGATGGAACTTTCCAGAGAAAG GCGTTTGGGAGCATCCTGAACCTGGTCCCGCTGGCTGAGAGCGTGGTGAAGCTGAACGCGGTGTGCATGGAGTGCTACCGAGAGGCCTCCTACACGaagaggctgggagcagagagggag GTGGAGGTGATCGGAGGCGCAGACAAATACCACTCTGTCTGCCGAGCCTGCTACTTCCAAAAGCGGCCCCAGCAGCTGGGGTCAGACAACAAAGAGAACGTGCCCCTGGGGGCGAAGCAGCTGGATGTGCCTGCCGCCCGAAAGATCTTCACTTCCTGA
- the AFMID gene encoding kynurenine formamidase isoform X2 — MGRGRWQHMAAEELQQQYSPSRWARRLRGDAAVQAHIEAVTAGTQRARASTRTALHVPYGEGDGERLDLYLPEEPSETFPAFVYIHGGYWQSLRGIYLCGHSAGAHLAAMVLCTDWTEFGVVPDIRGAVLVSGVYDLEPILHTYVNDALNMSREVAQRNSPMLCVTQAVPAACEVLVAVAQHDSPEFRRQSQEYSQALRSAGWAVSLLDLASVDHFDIIEKLSEDTYILTQIILNMIARA, encoded by the exons atGGGCCGGGGGCGCTGGCAGCACATGGCGGCGGAG gagctgcagcagcagtacTCCCCCAGCCGCTGGGCCCGCCGCCTGCGCGGGGACGCCGCGGTGCAGGCGCACATCGAGGCGGTGACCGCAG GAACGCAGCGGGCGCGGGCCAGCACCCGGACAGCGCTGCACGTCCCGTACGGGGAGGGGGACGGCGAGAGGCTCGACCTCTACCTGCCCGAGGAGCCCTCCGAAA CCTTCCCCGCCTTTGTCTACATCCACGGTGGCTACTGGCAGTCCCTGAG GGGAATTTACTTGTGTGGACACTCGGCAGGGGCTCACCTGGCAGCTATGGTGCTGTGCACAGACTGGACGGAGTTTGGAGTGGTTCCTGATATTCGAG GAGCTGTCCTGGTGAGCGGTGTGTACGACCTGGAGCCCATTCTGCACACCTACGTGAACGACGCTCTGAACATGAGCCG GGAGGTGGCCCAGAGGAACAGCCCCATGCTGTGTGTCACGCAGGCAGTGCCTGCGGCCTGCGAGGTGCTGGTGGCCGTGGCCCAGCACGACTCCCCCGAGTTCCGCAGGCAGTCGCAGGAGTACAGCCAG GCCCTGCGCTCAGCCGGCTGGGCTGTGTCCCTGCTGGATCTGGCCAGCGTGGATCATTTCGACATCATCGAGAAGCTGTCGGAGGACACCTACATCCTCACGCAG ATCATTCTGAACATGATTGCAAGAGCCTGA
- the LOC113845562 gene encoding uncharacterized protein produces the protein MLAVRGAGAALRRAWLHGPGPRRSSRANGGTGAGGDAWPVQGGAALGRPQHVVDLRSDTVTQPSEAMRRAMAQAAVGDDDYGEDPTVNELQHLAAKLLGMEDALFVPTATMANLIAVMCHCQRRGAQLLLGAGAHLHVYEHGGVAQVAGVHSQALQDLPDGTLDLEQLELAVREAHGSRYHPRPELICLENTHSSAGGRALPLAHLQQVHQLAERYGLRVHMDGARLLNAAVAQAVEPAQITQHCDSVSLCFSKGLGAPAGAVLAGSRAFVAEAWRVRKLLGGGMRQAGVLAAAARIGLEQAEETLRRDHSNARRFARGIQELQSPLCSVSLPAVETNMVMVAVPGGWPSPAELCAYMRAVSEEELAETGHAVSVLLFPWAAHTLRAVWHRDVSAHDTELALNKLGFVARKCQERLALGLGPGPPSAVRH, from the exons ATGCTGGCGGTGCGGGGCGCGGGCGCTGCGCTCCGCCGGGCCTGGCTGCACGGACCGGGGccccgccgcagcagcagggcaaATGGGGGCACCGGAGCCGGGGGCGATGCGTGGCCGGTGCAGGGCGGAGCGGCCCTGGG gcGCCCGCAGCACGTGGTGGACCTGCGCAGTGACACCGTCACCCAGCCCAGCGAGGCGATGAGGCGTGCCATGGCCCAGGCTGCTGTGGGGGATGATGACTATGGCGAGGATCCCACAGTCAATG agctgcagcacctggccGCAAAGTTGCTAGGGATGGAAGATGCCCTTTTTGTACCCACAGCCACGATGGCAAACCTCATCGCAG TGATGTGCCACTGCCAGCGCAGGGGGgctcagctgctcctgggcGCCGGGGCGCACCTGCACGTCTACGAGCACGGCGGGGTGGCGCAG GTGGCTGGGGTGCACTCCCAGGCGCTGCAGGACCTGCCCGACGGCACCTTGGacctggagcagctggagctggccgTCCGGGAGGCCCACGGCAGCCGGTACCATCCCCGTCCTGAGCTCATCTGCCTGGAGAACACGCACAGCTCGGCCGGGGGCCGCGCGCTGCCCCTCGCCCACCTCCAGCAG gtccACCAGCTTGCGGAGCGCTACGGGCTGCGGGTGCACATGGACGGAGCGCGGCTGCTGAACGCGGCAGTGGCCCAGGCTGTGGAGCCGGCGCAGATCACCCAGCACTGTGACTCGGTGTCCCTCTGCTTCTCCAAG GGCCTGGGCGCCCCGGCTGGGGCCGTGCTGGCCGGTAGCCGGGCGTTTGTGGCGGAGGCCTGGCGCGTGCGGAAGCTGCTGGGCGGAGGGATGCGGCAGGCAGGGGTGCTGGCAGCCGCTGCCCGCATCGggctggagcaggcagaggaaacGCTGCGCAGAGACCACAGCAACGCCCGGCGCTTCGCTCGAG GCATCCAGGAGCTGCAGTCACCTCTGTGCTCCGTCAGCCTCCCGGCCGTGGAGACGAACATGGTGATGGTGGCGGTGCCGGGGGGGTGGCCGTCCCCAGCAGAGCTCTGCGCGTACATGCGGGCAGTGAGCGAGGAGGAGCTGGCTGAGACAGGCCATGCTGTCAGCGTGCTGCTCTTCCCCTGGGCAGCGCACACCCTGCGTGCGGTCTGGCACCGCGACGTCTCAGCCCACGACACCGAGCTGGCACTGAACAAGCTGGGCTTTGTGGCCAGGAAGTGCCAGGAGAGGCTGGCCCTGGGACTGGGCCCTGGGCCTCCAAGTGCTGTGAGGCACTGA
- the AFMID gene encoding kynurenine formamidase isoform X1, which produces MGRGRWQHMAAEELQQQYSPSRWARRLRGDAAVQAHIEAVTAGTQRARASTRTALHVPYGEGDGERLDLYLPEEPSETFPAFVYIHGGYWQSLSKDASGFAALALVARGVAVVAVGYDTAPKGHMDAMVLQVRRSLAFLAKQYPGIRGIYLCGHSAGAHLAAMVLCTDWTEFGVVPDIRGAVLVSGVYDLEPILHTYVNDALNMSREVAQRNSPMLCVTQAVPAACEVLVAVAQHDSPEFRRQSQEYSQALRSAGWAVSLLDLASVDHFDIIEKLSEDTYILTQIILNMIARA; this is translated from the exons atGGGCCGGGGGCGCTGGCAGCACATGGCGGCGGAG gagctgcagcagcagtacTCCCCCAGCCGCTGGGCCCGCCGCCTGCGCGGGGACGCCGCGGTGCAGGCGCACATCGAGGCGGTGACCGCAG GAACGCAGCGGGCGCGGGCCAGCACCCGGACAGCGCTGCACGTCCCGTACGGGGAGGGGGACGGCGAGAGGCTCGACCTCTACCTGCCCGAGGAGCCCTCCGAAA CCTTCCCCGCCTTTGTCTACATCCACGGTGGCTACTGGCAGTCCCTGAG TAAGGACGCCTCGGGTTTCGCAGCCCTGGCGCTGGTGGCACGGGGCGTCGCGGTGGTGGCGGTGGGTTACGACACAGCTCCCAAAG GCCACATGGACGCGATGGTGCTGCAGGTGCGGCGCAGCCTCGCCTTCCTGGCGAAGCAGTACCCCGGGATCAG GGGAATTTACTTGTGTGGACACTCGGCAGGGGCTCACCTGGCAGCTATGGTGCTGTGCACAGACTGGACGGAGTTTGGAGTGGTTCCTGATATTCGAG GAGCTGTCCTGGTGAGCGGTGTGTACGACCTGGAGCCCATTCTGCACACCTACGTGAACGACGCTCTGAACATGAGCCG GGAGGTGGCCCAGAGGAACAGCCCCATGCTGTGTGTCACGCAGGCAGTGCCTGCGGCCTGCGAGGTGCTGGTGGCCGTGGCCCAGCACGACTCCCCCGAGTTCCGCAGGCAGTCGCAGGAGTACAGCCAG GCCCTGCGCTCAGCCGGCTGGGCTGTGTCCCTGCTGGATCTGGCCAGCGTGGATCATTTCGACATCATCGAGAAGCTGTCGGAGGACACCTACATCCTCACGCAG ATCATTCTGAACATGATTGCAAGAGCCTGA